From the Borrelia puertoricensis genome, one window contains:
- the rbfA gene encoding 30S ribosome-binding factor RbfA, with protein MEKEIRKSKLESLLVQEVSNLIVSKGIKDPRVHEFLTVVRVEISNDLINAKVFIGSIKEGASLDNAIKALNNAKGFVQREIVKRIRVRNTPKLNFLRDDTISKAFYVNKIIENLSFSEKQ; from the coding sequence ATGGAAAAAGAGATAAGAAAGTCAAAACTTGAGAGTTTATTAGTTCAAGAGGTTAGTAATTTAATAGTATCAAAAGGAATTAAAGATCCTAGGGTTCATGAATTTTTAACTGTTGTGAGAGTTGAAATTTCAAACGATTTGATAAATGCCAAGGTATTTATTGGTTCTATTAAAGAAGGTGCATCGCTTGATAATGCTATTAAAGCATTAAATAATGCTAAGGGATTTGTTCAAAGAGAAATTGTTAAACGTATTAGAGTTAGAAATACTCCAAAATTGAATTTTTTAAGAGATGATACTATTTCTAAGGCTTTTTATGTTAATAAGATAATTGAAAATTTAAGTTTTAGTGAAAAACAATAA
- the truB gene encoding tRNA pseudouridine(55) synthase TruB — protein MNGIILLNKRIGITSCNTLCPLKRYFSTSRVGHTGTLDKFASGLLVVLVGKYTKLSNYIISLDKEYISEFEFGIETDTLDPNGRVVNTTNYIPSLEKLTLGIKSLLGEIYQIPPKFSSVHVKGKRAYKLALSGESFNLKSRKVNIYDIQILNYNVDSRILKLRIKCSKGTYVRGIARDLALSLGSCAYVKSLERIKIGDFRLDSACFCEDFTSNSLMSLESLGLFEKFYVDNSMIKLVKSGVYINVMISVGEFKILKSSNEEILAVVYGVGLNKYKYVIIF, from the coding sequence ATGAATGGGATTATTTTATTAAATAAAAGAATTGGAATAACGTCTTGTAATACCCTCTGTCCTTTAAAGAGATATTTTTCTACAAGTCGAGTTGGACATACAGGTACTCTTGATAAGTTTGCAAGTGGTCTGTTGGTTGTTTTAGTTGGTAAGTACACTAAACTTTCAAATTATATTATATCTTTAGATAAAGAATATATATCAGAGTTTGAGTTTGGAATTGAAACTGATACTCTTGATCCTAATGGTAGAGTAGTAAATACTACAAATTATATTCCAAGTTTAGAGAAATTAACCCTTGGCATTAAGTCTTTATTAGGTGAGATTTATCAAATTCCACCTAAGTTTTCTTCAGTGCATGTTAAAGGAAAAAGAGCTTATAAGTTAGCTCTTAGTGGAGAGTCTTTCAATCTTAAGTCTAGGAAAGTCAATATATATGATATTCAGATCTTAAATTATAATGTTGATTCTCGTATTTTGAAGCTACGAATAAAATGCTCTAAGGGAACTTATGTTAGAGGTATAGCAAGAGATTTGGCATTGTCTTTGGGGTCATGTGCTTATGTTAAGAGCCTTGAGAGAATTAAGATTGGGGATTTTAGATTAGATAGTGCTTGTTTTTGCGAAGATTTTACTAGCAATTCTTTAATGAGTTTAGAATCTTTAGGGCTTTTTGAAAAATTTTATGTTGATAATAGTATGATTAAGCTTGTCAAGAGTGGTGTTTATATCAATGTTATGATTAGTGTTGGTGAATTTAAGATTTTGAAGTCTAGCAATGAAGAGATATTAGCAGTAGTTTATGGCGTTGGTTTGAATAAATATAAATATGTTATTATTTTTTGA
- the nusA gene encoding transcription termination factor NusA, whose translation MIKGTGQMIANIANERGMSIDAIRKTVRESLMIAYKKYFGTSENALIKFDENTGDLIIYSKKRIVEEVQDNILEILKDNAQECEVMEDGYAYIEIDPKIFDRLSIQVAKQRTKSDLQGIEDNELYLEFKHKLHKIVIGYVQQNRNGDLYVNLGSTDGVIPKKYQSPREVYGLNDKVRVLVYSVKKGKNGIEVVLSRTHPKFIEELLTLEIPEIEEGLIKIHKIVRDPGYRTKIAVYSEKEEIDPVGPCIGQKGVRIQSIIKELEGEKIDIIPYSKDIKEFIRDALTPAKIDNVYIVDEDLHKALVVVSDEQLSLAIGKMGQNVRLANRLLDWAIDVKTSNQFAEMKASGEFKQDTFEMFDKIIQDNVPEDEFEEINKISELKVLDNDIVDKLIEAGFDDIDSFLNVSEEKLFELGIGYEKQEEINKILKEGMVIISNDDDGAIEGMKDEEELLCPECGAVINENMTFCPGCKIGLSFEFEEE comes from the coding sequence ATGATAAAGGGCACTGGTCAAATGATTGCCAATATTGCTAATGAGCGAGGAATGAGCATAGATGCTATTCGAAAGACGGTGAGGGAATCTCTAATGATAGCTTATAAGAAGTATTTTGGAACGAGTGAGAATGCTTTAATTAAGTTTGATGAGAATACTGGGGATTTGATAATTTATTCTAAAAAAAGGATTGTAGAGGAAGTTCAAGACAATATACTTGAGATATTGAAAGATAATGCTCAAGAATGTGAAGTAATGGAAGATGGATATGCATATATTGAGATTGATCCAAAGATTTTTGATAGACTTTCAATTCAAGTTGCTAAGCAGAGAACTAAGAGCGATTTGCAGGGAATCGAAGATAATGAACTTTATTTAGAATTTAAACACAAATTGCATAAAATTGTTATTGGGTATGTTCAGCAAAATAGAAATGGAGATCTTTATGTGAATCTTGGGAGTACAGATGGTGTTATTCCTAAAAAATATCAATCTCCAAGGGAAGTTTATGGGCTTAATGATAAAGTGCGAGTTCTTGTTTACAGTGTAAAAAAGGGAAAAAATGGAATAGAGGTAGTCTTATCAAGGACTCATCCTAAATTTATTGAAGAACTTCTTACTCTTGAGATTCCTGAGATTGAGGAAGGTCTTATTAAGATTCATAAGATAGTAAGAGATCCAGGTTATAGAACTAAGATTGCTGTTTATTCTGAGAAAGAAGAAATTGATCCTGTAGGTCCTTGTATTGGGCAAAAAGGTGTTAGGATTCAATCAATAATTAAGGAACTTGAAGGTGAGAAAATAGATATTATTCCTTATTCTAAGGATATTAAAGAATTTATTAGAGATGCCTTAACTCCTGCTAAAATAGATAATGTATATATTGTTGATGAGGATTTGCATAAAGCTTTGGTGGTTGTTAGCGATGAACAGCTCTCGCTTGCAATAGGTAAAATGGGACAGAATGTTAGACTTGCAAATAGACTGCTTGATTGGGCAATTGATGTTAAAACTAGTAATCAATTTGCGGAAATGAAAGCAAGTGGAGAGTTTAAACAAGATACTTTTGAAATGTTTGATAAAATTATTCAGGATAATGTTCCGGAAGATGAATTTGAGGAAATAAACAAAATTAGTGAGCTTAAAGTTCTTGATAATGATATTGTTGATAAATTGATTGAAGCAGGTTTTGATGATATTGATAGTTTTTTGAATGTTAGTGAGGAAAAGCTTTTTGAGTTAGGAATAGGTTATGAAAAGCAAGAAGAAATAAATAAGATACTAAAGGAAGGAATGGTAATAATTTCTAATGATGATGATGGAGCTATTGAAGGCATGAAAGATGAAGAAGAGTTGCTTTGTCCTGAGTGTGGGGCTGTTATTAATGAAAATATGACTTTTTGTCCAGGTTGTAAGATAGGGCTTAGCTTTGAATTTGAAGAGGAGTAA
- the rpsO gene encoding 30S ribosomal protein S15 produces MVSKEQKQKIITEFGKNPNDTGSVEVQIALITDRIRYLTEHLRSNKKDYSSKRGLLKLVGQRRNLLRYYQKKNLEAYRILIAKLGLRK; encoded by the coding sequence ATGGTTAGTAAAGAACAAAAACAAAAAATAATTACAGAGTTTGGTAAAAATCCAAATGATACAGGTTCAGTTGAAGTGCAAATAGCGTTAATTACAGATAGAATAAGGTATTTAACAGAGCATTTAAGGAGCAATAAAAAAGATTATAGCTCTAAGAGAGGTTTATTAAAGTTGGTTGGGCAGAGAAGAAATTTGTTAAGATATTATCAGAAGAAAAATTTGGAAGCTTATAGAATCTTAATAGCTAAACTTGGACTTAGAAAGTAA
- a CDS encoding amidophosphoribosyltransferase: MFLPFCSCCHKNYVYLNALCKDCIEFFHFDVKLRDDVWYFFDYKNEYKNLVLTYKRDGQRLLGQFFANGILHFLMSIDFDLVVSIPCSFKRKIFYGFDHMEYIGNLLSNSEINYINVFRRGLGKSQKLLRGDLRHSNLENKVNLKLRYKNIKFNRVVLIDDIVTTGASMTFCKDILIRHGALSVIKLSIARV; the protein is encoded by the coding sequence ATGTTTCTTCCCTTTTGTTCTTGTTGTCATAAAAATTATGTTTATTTAAATGCTCTTTGCAAGGATTGTATTGAGTTTTTTCATTTCGATGTTAAGCTGAGAGATGATGTTTGGTATTTTTTTGATTATAAAAATGAATATAAGAACTTGGTTCTTACTTACAAGAGAGATGGACAGAGATTGCTTGGTCAGTTTTTTGCAAATGGGATTTTACATTTTTTGATGAGTATTGATTTTGACCTTGTTGTTAGTATTCCTTGTAGTTTTAAGAGAAAAATTTTTTATGGTTTTGATCATATGGAATATATTGGAAATTTGTTAAGTAATAGTGAAATAAATTATATCAATGTTTTTAGGCGAGGATTAGGCAAGAGTCAAAAGCTATTACGTGGAGATTTAAGGCATAGTAATTTGGAGAATAAAGTTAATTTAAAGTTGAGGTATAAAAATATTAAGTTTAATAGGGTTGTACTTATTGATGATATTGTGACAACAGGAGCATCTATGACTTTTTGTAAAGATATTCTTATAAGACATGGGGCTTTAAGTGTGATAAAGCTGTCAATTGCTAGAGTTTAG
- the rimP gene encoding ribosome maturation factor RimP — MVKIIDNSEVYNLIKNITDQLGIEIIEINTFKKRDKGRIQIVLYKGDDFGVDTLCDLHRMILLSLEVVLKYNFSLEISTPGINRKIKSDREFKIFEGRKIKLMLGNDFEEGLILKAEADGFIFKTDTKEIRILYNNVKKAKLS, encoded by the coding sequence TTGGTTAAAATTATTGATAATAGTGAAGTTTATAATTTAATAAAGAATATAACAGATCAATTAGGAATTGAAATTATAGAAATTAATACTTTCAAGAAAAGAGATAAAGGGAGAATTCAAATAGTTCTTTATAAGGGTGATGATTTTGGAGTTGATACTCTTTGTGATTTACATAGAATGATTTTATTGAGTTTAGAAGTGGTTCTTAAATATAATTTTAGTTTAGAAATCTCTACGCCTGGGATAAATAGGAAAATTAAGAGTGATAGAGAGTTTAAAATTTTTGAGGGCAGGAAGATTAAGTTAATGTTAGGTAATGATTTTGAAGAAGGTCTTATCTTAAAAGCAGAGGCAGACGGTTTTATTTTTAAAACAGATACTAAGGAGATAAGAATTCTTTATAATAATGTTAAGAAGGCTAAATTATCGTGA
- the infB gene encoding translation initiation factor IF-2: MNLKRSNSLSESIDDDRIEDEKKIKVVKLRKKVVKVVAHTDKSLNKSKDNFVDLSNSRGNQDSNRGYSYGSKDRGARTSSLNVDKDNTSGQQQGNRGYFNRNNAHNRDNRGYSYGSKDRGGARTSSLNVDKDNTSSQQQGNRGYFNRNNAHNRDNRGYSYGSKDRGGARTSSLNVDKDNTSSQQQGNRGYFNRVNTHSSSGSQTFRRVIRTKVISSVAISPSDSDNKGLNRKLGEKKKQQQESQKGYKRKKEEIESKTIEQKVFEQLQKKKKENLANPIPKSIDIMGTITVAELARKMNLKSSDLIAKLMTLGVMATINEKIDSDTATILVEEYGSKVNVVSIYDETVIEAEEDDESKRVAKPPIITIMGHVDHGKTKLLSVLQNIDINQTEFGGITQHIGAYTINYNDHEITFLDTPGHEAFTMMRSRGAQVTDIVVLVVSAVDGVMPQTVEAINHAKDAKVPIIVAINKIDLPDSNLDRIKHQLSEYDLVPEDWGGNTIFVAISALKNIGITELLDMIILQSEVMLLKANPTKRAIGRVLDARVDLGRGVVCSVIIEDGTLSIGDSFVGGVYHGKVRALINERGVAVKSVGPAKAVNVLGFSSIPQAGDPFQVTKTEKESKLISSKRQDLKKYEDAKNVKKVTVSNLYDSIKDGALKELKIILKADVQGSVEALKHSLEKLTNNEIRVRVIHSSVGAITETDISFASASEAIIIGFHVRPAAKAQLLADQEKVEIRKYNIIYDAINDIKSVLEGMLEPDIEQKFIGFAEVRAVFNISKIGVVAGCYVSQGCIKRDAVTNVMREGFQVHSGKISSLRRAKEDVKEVNAQYECGIMIDNYFDIREGDIIEAFEIKKVKRRFES; this comes from the coding sequence TTGAATTTGAAGAGGAGTAATAGTTTGTCAGAAAGTATTGATGATGATCGCATTGAAGATGAAAAAAAAATTAAAGTTGTTAAATTACGAAAGAAAGTAGTAAAGGTTGTAGCCCATACTGATAAAAGTTTAAATAAATCCAAAGATAATTTTGTGGACCTCTCAAATTCAAGAGGAAATCAGGATTCTAATAGAGGATATTCTTATGGCAGTAAAGATAGGGGAGCTCGGACTTCTTCTTTAAATGTAGATAAGGATAATACTAGTGGCCAGCAGCAAGGTAATAGGGGCTATTTCAATAGGAATAATGCTCATAATAGAGATAATAGAGGATATTCTTATGGTAGTAAAGATAGGGGGGGAGCTAGAACTTCTTCTTTAAATGTAGATAAGGATAATACTAGTAGTCAGCAACAAGGTAATAGGGGCTATTTCAATAGGAATAATGCTCATAATAGAGATAATAGAGGATATTCTTATGGTAGTAAAGATAGGGGGGGAGCTAGAACTTCTTCTTTAAATGTAGATAAGGATAATACTAGTAGTCAGCAACAAGGTAATAGAGGATATTTCAATAGAGTTAATACTCATAGTAGTAGTGGTTCTCAGACATTTAGACGAGTAATAAGAACTAAGGTTATCTCTAGTGTTGCAATTTCACCTTCTGATTCTGATAATAAGGGTCTTAATAGGAAACTTGGTGAGAAGAAGAAGCAGCAACAAGAAAGTCAAAAAGGTTACAAGAGGAAAAAGGAAGAAATTGAGAGCAAAACAATAGAACAAAAAGTGTTTGAGCAGCTTCAAAAAAAGAAGAAAGAAAATCTAGCGAATCCAATTCCTAAGTCGATTGATATTATGGGAACTATTACTGTTGCTGAACTTGCAAGGAAAATGAATTTAAAATCCTCAGATTTAATTGCTAAGTTGATGACTTTAGGTGTAATGGCAACTATTAATGAGAAAATTGATTCTGATACCGCTACTATTTTGGTTGAAGAATATGGCTCTAAAGTTAATGTTGTGTCAATCTATGATGAAACAGTTATCGAAGCAGAAGAAGATGATGAGAGTAAGAGGGTTGCAAAACCTCCTATTATTACAATAATGGGACATGTTGATCATGGAAAAACTAAGCTTCTATCAGTGTTGCAAAATATTGATATAAATCAAACAGAATTTGGAGGAATTACACAACATATTGGTGCTTATACTATTAATTATAATGATCATGAAATAACATTTTTAGATACTCCAGGACATGAAGCTTTTACGATGATGAGGAGTCGAGGGGCACAGGTTACAGATATTGTTGTGCTTGTTGTTTCTGCTGTAGATGGAGTAATGCCGCAGACTGTTGAGGCTATTAATCATGCAAAGGACGCAAAAGTACCCATTATTGTTGCTATCAATAAGATTGATTTGCCAGATTCAAATTTGGATAGAATTAAACATCAGCTTTCAGAGTATGATTTAGTTCCTGAAGATTGGGGTGGAAATACAATTTTTGTTGCAATTTCGGCTCTTAAAAATATTGGTATTACAGAACTTCTTGATATGATTATTCTGCAATCTGAAGTAATGTTATTGAAGGCAAACCCAACTAAAAGGGCTATTGGTAGAGTACTTGATGCTAGAGTTGACTTAGGTAGAGGAGTAGTTTGTTCTGTGATAATTGAGGATGGAACTCTTTCTATAGGAGATTCTTTTGTTGGAGGAGTCTATCATGGTAAAGTGAGAGCATTAATTAATGAGAGAGGAGTCGCTGTTAAGAGCGTTGGTCCTGCAAAAGCTGTTAATGTTTTGGGTTTTTCGTCAATTCCTCAGGCTGGTGATCCATTCCAGGTTACAAAAACAGAAAAAGAATCCAAATTAATTAGTTCTAAAAGACAAGATCTTAAAAAATATGAAGATGCTAAAAATGTAAAAAAAGTTACTGTGTCAAATCTTTATGATTCAATTAAGGATGGGGCACTTAAGGAACTTAAGATAATTTTAAAAGCGGATGTGCAGGGTTCTGTTGAGGCTTTAAAGCATTCTCTTGAAAAATTAACTAATAATGAGATTAGAGTAAGAGTTATCCATTCATCAGTAGGAGCAATAACTGAGACTGATATTAGTTTTGCATCAGCAAGTGAAGCCATTATAATTGGTTTTCACGTACGCCCTGCAGCAAAAGCACAATTGTTAGCCGATCAAGAAAAAGTTGAAATTAGAAAATATAATATAATTTATGATGCAATTAATGATATTAAATCAGTTCTTGAAGGCATGTTAGAACCAGACATTGAACAAAAATTTATTGGATTTGCTGAAGTCCGTGCTGTTTTTAATATTTCTAAGATAGGGGTAGTGGCTGGATGTTATGTTTCACAAGGATGCATAAAACGGGATGCCGTAACTAATGTTATGAGAGAAGGATTCCAGGTGCATTCTGGTAAAATTTCTTCATTAAGGCGAGCTAAGGAAGATGTTAAAGAAGTTAATGCACAATATGAATGTGGAATTATGATTGATAATTATTTTGATATTAGGGAAGGAGATATAATTGAGGCATTTGAGATTAAAAAAGTGAAGAGACGCTTTGAATCTTAA
- the mutS gene encoding DNA mismatch repair protein MutS gives MKKDVTPMMRQYLNIKDKHKDAILFFRVGSFYEMFFDDALEGSKLLGLTLTKRENVPMCGVPCHASKEYVKKLILLDKKVAICEQGLQTDPKGPLEREVVEVISPGVVIDEDFLQDDINNYLIAISDYKDYYSFSYIDLSTSRLGIIFYEEDFLEKLRRDIEKYSPKEIIVSEGFYYEYLEKLALDRFLVNKIPYWHFDKEIAMKSLKEHFNVLSLSALGFKEDEPYYISSFLIIDYIKNNLKNLLINIDTVHINNDSEYMFLDDVTQINLELVKNNNDLTSRYSLYSVLNDCKTPMGKRLLREYILNPLLDIVAINNRLAHVEFLNNNINLSIKLRDVLSNIWDIERIISRLQMKKYVKKDFLLIKESLTAFFLAKRLFNEHSFSYWIFDVNDENNIREIYSLIDCSISKEPDELIQHGYNFEIDRLREMKNNASKYVDDYLNFERDFSKISSLKIKRINVRGLFFEVTKSYYGQVPSHFVESQTLNSVKRYKTNKLIELERDINDAEDNLLALEQEVFDDIASKIVKHSVVIKKIAKFFAYVDVVSNFAYLAKKNGYVRPSLTSNKEIILECSRHPVVEHYMKGVEAFTKNSVKIDNDKYFCLITGPNMAGKSTYLRQTALVVLMGHIGSFVPADQAIIGITDKIFCRIGASDNISKGESTFLVEMNETANILRNATHNSLIIMDEVGRGTSTNDGLAIAYSIVEYILEHIQSRSLFATHFHELSAIKHHSFFNLSMKIERQGDELIFLREVEEKPSLNSYGIYVARIAGIPLKVIKRANVILKSLTSREHLYVPEFFTSASVINAGEEVMKEDLNYEVELNDYLELKNFISKIDVNNITPFQAMNLLSEIILKTKT, from the coding sequence ATGAAAAAAGATGTTACGCCGATGATGAGGCAATATTTAAATATTAAAGATAAACATAAAGACGCTATTCTGTTTTTCAGAGTAGGTAGTTTTTATGAAATGTTTTTTGATGATGCTCTTGAGGGAAGCAAGCTTTTAGGATTAACTTTGACTAAAAGAGAAAATGTTCCTATGTGTGGAGTACCTTGTCATGCAAGTAAAGAGTATGTAAAAAAATTGATTTTGCTTGATAAAAAGGTTGCAATTTGTGAGCAAGGATTGCAAACTGATCCTAAAGGGCCTTTAGAGAGAGAAGTTGTTGAAGTTATAAGTCCTGGGGTTGTGATTGATGAAGATTTTTTGCAAGATGATATTAATAATTATTTGATAGCTATTAGTGATTATAAAGATTATTATTCGTTTTCTTATATAGATTTGTCGACATCTAGACTTGGAATAATCTTTTATGAGGAAGATTTTTTAGAAAAGTTAAGACGGGATATTGAGAAATATTCTCCAAAAGAAATAATAGTTTCAGAGGGTTTTTATTATGAATATTTAGAAAAGCTTGCTCTCGATCGATTTTTAGTTAATAAAATTCCCTATTGGCATTTTGACAAAGAGATTGCCATGAAATCACTAAAAGAGCATTTTAATGTTCTTAGTTTGAGTGCTCTTGGGTTTAAAGAGGATGAGCCTTATTATATTTCATCTTTTTTAATAATAGATTATATAAAGAATAACTTGAAAAATTTATTAATCAATATTGACACAGTTCATATTAATAATGATTCTGAATATATGTTTCTTGATGATGTTACTCAAATAAACCTTGAACTTGTTAAAAACAATAATGATTTAACATCCCGCTATTCTCTCTATTCAGTGTTAAATGATTGTAAAACTCCCATGGGAAAGAGACTTTTAAGAGAATATATATTAAATCCGCTTTTAGATATTGTTGCAATTAACAATAGATTGGCTCATGTAGAATTTTTAAACAATAATATTAATTTAAGTATAAAATTGAGAGATGTTCTTAGTAATATTTGGGATATTGAGAGAATAATCTCAAGACTTCAAATGAAAAAATATGTTAAAAAAGATTTTTTATTGATTAAGGAATCTTTGACAGCATTTTTTTTAGCAAAGAGGCTCTTTAATGAACATTCTTTTAGTTATTGGATATTTGATGTTAATGATGAAAATAATATAAGAGAAATTTATTCTTTAATTGATTGCTCCATTTCAAAGGAGCCAGATGAGCTTATTCAACATGGGTATAATTTTGAGATTGATCGTTTAAGAGAGATGAAAAATAATGCAAGCAAGTATGTTGATGATTATCTTAATTTTGAGAGGGATTTTAGCAAAATTAGTAGCCTTAAAATTAAGAGAATTAATGTTAGAGGTTTGTTTTTTGAGGTTACAAAGAGTTATTATGGACAAGTTCCATCTCATTTTGTAGAAAGTCAGACTTTAAATTCTGTTAAGAGATATAAAACTAACAAACTTATTGAACTTGAAAGGGATATTAATGATGCTGAGGATAATTTATTGGCTCTTGAGCAAGAAGTGTTTGATGATATAGCTTCAAAAATTGTTAAGCATAGTGTGGTTATTAAAAAAATTGCTAAATTTTTTGCGTATGTTGATGTAGTCTCTAATTTTGCGTATTTGGCTAAAAAAAATGGATATGTAAGACCTTCTCTAACTAGCAATAAAGAAATTATTCTTGAGTGTTCTAGACATCCTGTTGTTGAACATTATATGAAGGGAGTGGAGGCTTTTACTAAGAATTCCGTAAAGATTGATAATGATAAGTATTTTTGTTTAATTACTGGCCCTAATATGGCAGGCAAATCGACTTATTTACGTCAGACTGCTTTAGTTGTTTTAATGGGACATATTGGTTCTTTTGTGCCTGCTGATCAGGCCATAATAGGAATTACAGATAAAATTTTTTGTCGAATTGGGGCAAGTGATAATATTTCCAAAGGTGAGTCTACATTTTTAGTAGAGATGAATGAAACGGCTAATATTTTAAGGAATGCAACTCACAATAGCTTGATAATTATGGATGAAGTTGGTAGGGGTACTAGTACTAATGATGGACTTGCTATTGCGTATTCAATTGTTGAATATATTTTAGAGCATATCCAATCTAGAAGTTTATTTGCAACCCATTTTCATGAGCTTTCAGCTATTAAGCATCATTCTTTTTTTAATCTTTCAATGAAAATTGAAAGACAAGGTGATGAACTTATTTTTTTAAGAGAGGTTGAAGAAAAACCTTCTCTTAATTCTTATGGGATTTATGTTGCTCGCATAGCAGGAATACCTTTAAAAGTTATTAAGAGGGCTAATGTTATTCTTAAAAGTTTAACTAGTCGAGAACATTTGTATGTGCCTGAATTTTTTACCTCAGCTTCTGTTATTAATGCTGGGGAAGAAGTGATGAAAGAAGATTTAAATTATGAAGTAGAACTTAATGATTACTTAGAACTTAAAAATTTTATTTCTAAAATAGATGTCAATAATATTACTCCTTTTCAAGCAATGAATTTATTAAGTGAAATAATTTTAAAGACTAAGACATAA